DNA from Myxococcales bacterium:
ACCGACCGAGAGCGTGACCGGCGAGGCGCAACCGGGTCCCGTCGAGAGCGAAAGCGTACCGACCGTCACGGACCCACAGGGCGATGATCTCGTTGAGGGAGATGATCTGGACGAGGTTGAAGCGATCGCAGCACCACCGGCGCCGACCGGCCCGATCCAGCCACCAGAGGGCTACGAAGTCATCAAGATCAAAGGCCGCGCAGTCAGCGGTATTGAAACGGATGTTCCCGAGTCCGTGACGCAATTTGATGCCGAATCGATCGCAGCCCTGGGCGCCGGGAACATTGCCGATCTGGCGAAGGTAACACCCAACGTCGAGATTGTGGTCGCGGGGGCGACGGCGGCCACGTTCTTCATTCGCGGCGTGGGACTCGCTGATTTCAGCGCCAATGCGGTGGGCGCCGTGGCCATCTACAAAGACGATATTGTCATGAACTCACCCGCAATTCAGCTCGGGCTGCTGTTTGACTTGCGCGCTGTGGACTTCATCCTGGGGCCGGCGGGTATTGGCCCGCATCGAAACGCGTCGGCGGGCGCAATCAAGTTATACGGAAACAAGCCGACGCTGGAGTACGCGGCTCGGGTCAAGCAGAGTGTTGGCAGTTTCTGGAGCAAGGATGCCCGCGACGCGTTCATTCGCGACACCGAGGGTTTCATCAATCTTCCGTTAATCGACGAGATGTTGGCCATGCGCGTTGCATTTCGCGTGTCCAAGGTAGATCCGTTCATGACCAACGGTTGTGGCGATGCGCTGCCCTTCGCCGACCGGATAGGACCACCGCTTCTTTTTCCTCCGGGCATGAATCCAGCTGCGGTCTGCAGCGAAGGTTTGATCCGCCGCAATGCCATTTCTCCAGTGCCAGAGAATCTGCCAAAGAAAGTGGGCGGAAGAGGAGCCTGGGCAGCGCGTGGAGCGCTCCGGTTGCAACCTCCTGGCACGGACATGGACTGGCTCGTCAGTTTTCATGGCAGTCGCCTGGATCAAGATTCAACCCTCGGACAGGCGATCGGCGTCGGCGGCACCATCGATGCGTTGGGAGGAATAAATTCCCTAGCTTATTGGGAACCCGATACTTTGGCGGAATACAGCGAGACTAAATGGTTTAGTGCGGGGGTCACGAGCGAAGCGCAATTTCGTCTGCTACCCGCCGCCGACAGACGTGACGCAGAAAACGAAGCCAAAGTGGTGCTGGCCAAAAACTTGGCGGACCGGCCGTTGGATAGAAACCCATACCGCGGTGACTACAATCGCGTAGGGAAAACGACCCTTGATATCTGGGGCGGGCATCTGCGAGGAGAGTTTTCTCTCGGGCGGATCGATGTGACGACGATCACCGGATTCGAAACATACGAACGCTTTCGGGACCAGGACCGAGACTTTACTCCGGATTCGCTCTTCGAGGCGATCTCGACCGACGAAGCGAAGCAGTTCACCCAGGAGTTCAATCTTTCGGGTCAGCTTTTTGATTCTGCAGTTCGCTGGAACCTGGGTGCTTCCTTCATTCAGGAGAAACTCCACAGCAGTAGAATAGACTTTCAGATAATCGCCGGCGGACCGCTTCCGTTCAAACTCACAACCAAGACGTTTGTCTTCGACGTTGATCAAAACACCTCCAGCTACATGACCTACGGTGACTTCACCTGGGACTTCTTGGAAGATTTTAGTTTGCAGATGGGCGCTCGATTGAACGTGGAAAAGAAGGACTTCCACGTAGGCCGTACGTCACAAGCTGGGTTCCTGGAGCGCGACCGTTCGGAACGGTGGAGCGAGCCGACGGGGAAGATCGCCCTCAGCTACCACGTGAGCGATGCCGTGACGTTACACACCAAGTACACCCGCGGTTACAAAGCCGGCCACTTCAATTCAGGCAATGTTGATTTCAAGGTGGCAGCAAAGCCAGAATTTGTGGACGCGTTCG
Protein-coding regions in this window:
- a CDS encoding TonB-dependent receptor, coding for MTGEAQPGPVESESVPTVTDPQGDDLVEGDDLDEVEAIAAPPAPTGPIQPPEGYEVIKIKGRAVSGIETDVPESVTQFDAESIAALGAGNIADLAKVTPNVEIVVAGATAATFFIRGVGLADFSANAVGAVAIYKDDIVMNSPAIQLGLLFDLRAVDFILGPAGIGPHRNASAGAIKLYGNKPTLEYAARVKQSVGSFWSKDARDAFIRDTEGFINLPLIDEMLAMRVAFRVSKVDPFMTNGCGDALPFADRIGPPLLFPPGMNPAAVCSEGLIRRNAISPVPENLPKKVGGRGAWAARGALRLQPPGTDMDWLVSFHGSRLDQDSTLGQAIGVGGTIDALGGINSLAYWEPDTLAEYSETKWFSAGVTSEAQFRLLPAADRRDAENEAKVVLAKNLADRPLDRNPYRGDYNRVGKTTLDIWGGHLRGEFSLGRIDVTTITGFETYERFRDQDRDFTPDSLFEAISTDEAKQFTQEFNLSGQLFDSAVRWNLGASFIQEKLHSSRIDFQIIAGGPLPFKLTTKTFVFDVDQNTSSYMTYGDFTWDFLEDFSLQMGARLNVEKKDFHVGRTSQAGFLERDRSERWSEPTGKIALSYHVSDAVTLHTKYTRGYKAGHFNSGNVDFKVAAKPEFVDAFEWSLNLNAFESRFIARAGFFFYKYKDYQVFLFTDEPAVFNTPKLVIVNASRVQQYGSEVNLTLKPLQDWAPELLDGLKLAVEFGWLASEYLDFTNIVFRTNVTGGNIQIADDFSGNQLINSPKFKVSGNVEWPLDFGEWGEITPRYGFIWVDDLPFDASKGRGSPGLNFTTRETFDRLPKHAVGQKAHWIHNVRLSYKTPMRNVEISAWVRNVLDARYKTYAFDVSNFFHTTINYVGDPRSFGVDMVITW